From a single Mangifera indica cultivar Alphonso chromosome 19, CATAS_Mindica_2.1, whole genome shotgun sequence genomic region:
- the LOC123202552 gene encoding uncharacterized protein LOC123202552, with the protein MNSQTRREVETTTAQGGVEGGERRVETTSYESSAGQGQQVRSVEVVHQPHPRKSPNTSGGVLEGAAAAVETTLQSAKEAISR; encoded by the exons ATGAATTCACAAACAAGGAGG GAGGTGGAAACTACAACTGCACAAGGTGGAGTTGAGGGAGGTGAGAGAAGGGTGGAAACAACTAGTTATGAATCATCAGCGGGGCAAGGGCAACAAGTGAGGAGTGTGGAGGTGGTTCACCAGCCCCATCCCCGGAAGAGTCCCAACACTAGTGGCGGTGTCTTGGAGGGTGCTGCTGCCGCCGTGGAAACCACTCTTCAATCTGCCAAGGAAGCCATctcaagataa
- the LOC123203692 gene encoding uncharacterized protein LOC123203692 produces the protein MCLSFSFTQLRFKLSIQLAPRTPTPSASRHEPTSASSSMLPTAIGSWLHSRRSRYLFLILCSPLFLPLLCACFPFLCAAEVFIRICRRRKHQDEERLRRCEEGCCGCEFEDDRDVGLLQGYLEDQLMLVESVYGCDVDNDDDDGDRTVPFLS, from the coding sequence ATGTGCCTTTCCTTCTCTTTCACTCAGCTCCGGTTTAAACTCTCCATTCAACTCGCACCACGAACCCCAACCCCTTCTGCTTCACGCCATGAACCCACCTCTGCTTCTTCCTCCATGTTGCCTACAGCCATCGGCTCATGGCTTCACTCGAGACGGAGCCGATACTTGTTTCTCATACTCTGTTCGCCCCTTTTCCTCCCCTTGCTCTGCGCCTGTTTCCCCTTTCTGTGCGCTGCGGAAGTATTTATCAGAATCTGCAGAAGAAGAAAGCATCAAGATGAAGAGAGGTTAAGGCGATGCGAAGAGGGCTGCTGTGGATGTGAATTTGAAGATGACAGGGACGTGGGTTTGTTGCAAGGGTACTTGGAAGATCAGCTGATGCTTGTTGAATCTGTGTACGGTTGTGAtgttgataatgatgatgatgatggagaTCGTACGGTTCCTTTCCTGAGTtga